In Brassica napus cultivar Da-Ae unplaced genomic scaffold, Da-Ae ScsIHWf_158;HRSCAF=287, whole genome shotgun sequence, the following proteins share a genomic window:
- the LOC106414439 gene encoding RNA polymerase II C-terminal domain phosphatase-like 5, whose protein sequence is MEKKKKMKLHLVLDLDQTLLHYVPVSELSDKEKYIMQELDSRGDLLSSFNGGTPRHLIKLRPFLREFLKEANKLFRMHVYTMGTYGYARYILSEIDPGKRYFGNRVITREKSPHNKTLDRISADQRRVVIVDDNASAWPQHKPNLVQVKQYIYFRYQMTNNDSEEEFYSHAEKKSDESRSNGSLSKVLKILQKAHTRFQQEEDSYDLRLLIRD, encoded by the coding sequence atggagaagaagaagaagatgaaactacACCTAGTGCTTGACTTGGATCAGACGCTTCTCCACTATGTCCCTGTTTCAGAGCTTTctgataaagaaaaatatataatgcaaGAACTTGATTCAAGGGGTGATCTACTGAGTTCGTTTAACGGAGGAACTCCCAGGCATCTGATAAAGTTACGACCTTTCCTCCGCGAGTTTCTGAAAGAAGCCAACAAGCTTTTCCGCATGCACGTTTACACGATGGGCACGTACGGCTACGCGCGGTATATATTGAGTGAGATTGATCCTGGTAAAAGATATTTTGGAAATAGAGTCATAACCAGAGAGAAATCCCCTCATAACAAGACTCTTGATCGTATCTCTGCTGATCAACGAAGAGTGGTTATTGTTGATGATAATGctagtgcttggcctcaacacaAGCCAAACTTGGTGCAGGTCAAACAGTACATTTATTTCAGATACCAGATGACGAATAATGATTCGGAAGAAGAATTTTACTCTCACGCAGAGAAGAAGAGCGACGAGAGTCGAAGCAATGGATCATTGTCTAAGGTTCTCAAAATCCTTCAGAAAGCTCACACAAGATTCCAACAAGAAGAGGATTCTTACGACTTGAGGCTTTTGATACGTGACTGA